From one Ammospiza nelsoni isolate bAmmNel1 chromosome 14, bAmmNel1.pri, whole genome shotgun sequence genomic stretch:
- the ZNF280D gene encoding zinc finger protein 280D isoform X5: MAELFMECEEEELEPWQKRVREVEEDDEDDDDEPIFVGEISSSKPAATYILNRVNLSSPRRGIQNGAPSRGAVTTFKSESQHYEPPASGPGAAPAPSVFQAVPRPAASSVALQPLAGAVNVSATSQTLQRPLAGCLSTQQVPGSSSGIAQPVSRPVTIPVTTQPVSRSITVPVVAQPVSRPETPATAQPVILNQDFIMDSAPDAPDNTSGVLFGVRQNSGVPQYQTGPAVTVTGTNAASSTIKNGGPFPRACPKCNIHFNLMDPLKNHMKYCCPDMVNSFFSEVVKTECVSTNRTMESEKGKLIMLVNDFYYGKDEGDLQQVQQEQKTHTTFKCISCLKVLKNNIRFMNHMKHHLELEKQSNESWESHTTCQHCYRQFPTPFQLQCHIESTHTPYESSTICKICELSFDTEQVLLQHMKDNHKPGEMPYVCQVCSYRSSAFSDVEAHFRTVHENTKHLLCPFCLKVIKIGAPYMHHYMRHQKKGIYRCTKCRLQFLTCKEKMDHKTQHHRTFRKPKQLEGLPPGTKVTIRASLGSHQSGASATSSVSTSSSTFQLSPKNKNATTKNHNKSNTSKSRGKSKQSTPRKQNAWTNSRRKKEPTNIAFHNLRYHVGTHKCIECFSEIKDFARHFPAYVHCSLCRYNTSCSKAYVNHMMSFHSARPSKRFWIFKKHSEQLRGVTVVCLNCDFLADVSGLDDMATHLSENQTHTCQVIVEEANKSTTLQMKQKNAVEIKLKKLHPLKRGKTHHCQIQKMSVVWNSLATARRILCMRKEHTVIQLIANS, encoded by the exons ATGGCAGAATTATTTATGGAATGTGAAGAAGAGGAGCTAGAACCCTGGCAAAAGAGAGTGAGAGAAGTGGAAGAggatgatgaagatgatgatgatgagccAATCTTTGTTGGGGAAATCTCCAGCTCAAAGCCAGCCGCTACAT ATATATTGAACAGAGTCAACCTCAGCTCACCACGAAGGGGGATACAGAATGGTGCACCCAGTAGAG GTGCAGTCACTACATTCAAGTCTGAGAGCCAGCATTACGAGCCGCCTGCCTCCGGCCCCGGCGCCGCGCCTGCCCCGTCAGTcttccaggctgtgcccagacCTGCCGCCAGCTCGGTGGCACTCCAGCCATTGGCTGGAGCAGTGAATGTTTCAGCAACTTCACAAACACTGCAGAGACCACTTGCTGGATGTTTGTCAACACAGCAGGTGCCTGGGTCAAGTTCTGGAATAGCACAGCCTGTTAGCAGACCTGTAACCATTCCAGTGACGACACAGCCGGTATCAAGAAGTATTACAGTTCCTGTAGTGGCTCAGCCTGTATCCAGGCCAGAGACTCCTGCAACAGCACAGCCTGTAATACTCAACCAG GATTTTATTATGGATTCTGCACCAGATGCACCAGATAACACATCTGGTGTTCTGTTTGGTGTGAGACAGAACTCGGGAGTTCCACAGTACCAGACTGGGCCAGCTGTGACTGTAACAG GGACAAATGCTGCATCCAGCACCATTAAAAATGGAGGACCTTTTCCACGGGCTTGTCCAAAGTGTAATATACATTTCAATCTTATGGATCCTCTAAAAAATCACATGAAG TATTGTTGCCCAGATATGGTAAATAGCTTTTTCTCGGAAGTGGTCAAAACAGAATGTGTGAGCACAAACAGGACCATGGAATCTGAGAAAGGAAAGCTGATTATGTTAGTTAATGACTTTTATTATGGGAAGGATGAAGGTGACCTCCAGCAGGTACAACAGGAGCAGAAGACTCATACGACATTTAAATGCATCAGTTGTCTCAAAGttcttaaaaataacataag GTTTATGAACCACATGAAACATCACTTGGAGCTTGAGAAGCAAAGCAATGAAAGCTGGGAAAGCCACACGACGTGCCAGCACTGTTACCGACAGTTCCCCACGCCGTTCCAGCTGCAGTGCCACATCGAGAGTACACACACGCCTTACGAGTCATCCA CAATTTGTAAAATCTGTGAATTATCATTTGACACAGAGCAAGTTCTTTTGCAACATATGAAGGACAATCATAAGCCCGGTGAAATGCCGTATGTTTGCCAG GTGTGCAGCTACAGATCTTCAGCTTTTTCAGATGTAGAAGCACATTTTAGAACAGTTcatgaaaacacaaaacatttgCTATGCCCATTTTGCCTCAAAGTTATTAAAATTGGAGCACCGTATATGCATCATTACATGAGGCATCAG aaaaagggaatatACCGTTGCACTAAATGCAGACTGCAATTTTTaacatgcaaagaaaaaatggaTCACAAGACTCAGCATCACCGAACATTCAGGAAACCCAAGCAATTAGAAGGCTTGCCTCCTGGAACAAAG GTGACTATTCGAGCATCTTTGGGATCTCATCAGTCAGGAGCATCAGCTACATCTTCTGTTAGTACAAGCAGTTCCACATTTCAGTTAtcacctaaaaataaaaatgcaaccACTAAAAATCATAACAAATCTAATACAAGTAAATCaagaggaaaatcaaaacaatctaCACCGAGGAAACAAAATGCGTGGAcgaacagcagaagaaaaaaagagcctACAAATATAGCATTTCATAATCTGAG GTATCATGTGGGGACTCACAAATGCATTGAGTGtttctcagaaataaaagattttgCAAGGCACTTTCCTGCATATGTCCACTGTAGTTTATGCAGATACAACACCAGCTGTAGCAAAGCCTATGTCAATCACATGATGAG CTTTCACAGTGCTCGTCCAAGTAAAAGGTTTTGGATCTTTAAGAAGCATTCAGAGCAGCTACG aGGTGTGACTGTAGTGTGTCTCAACTGTGATTTCCTGGCTGATGTTTCTGGCTTGGATGACATGGCCACACATCTGAGTGAGAACCAGACTCATACCTGTCAAGTTATTGTAGAGGAAG caaaCAAGAGCACGACTCTTCAGATGAAACAAAAGAATGCAGTAGAAATCAAACTAAAAAAGTTGCATCCTTTGAAAAGAGGGAAGACTCATCACTGTCAAATCCAGAAAATGTCCGTCGTTTGGAACTCCCTGGCAACTGCTCGAAGAATTCTTTGCATGAGAAAAGAGCATACTGTGATTCAGCTAATAGCAAACAGTTAG
- the ZNF280D gene encoding zinc finger protein 280D isoform X6, which produces MAELFMECEEEELEPWQKRVREVEEDDEDDDDEPIFVGEISSSKPAATYILNRVNLSSPRRGIQNGAPSRGAVTTFKSESQHYEPPASGPGAAPAPSVFQAVPRPAASSVALQPLAGAVNVSATSQTLQRPLAGCLSTQQVPGSSSGIAQPVSRPVTIPVTTQPVSRSITVPVVAQPVSRPETPATAQPVILNQDFIMDSAPDAPDNTSGVLFGVRQNSGVPQYQTGPAVTVTGTNAASSTIKNGGPFPRACPKCNIHFNLMDPLKNHMKYCCPDMVNSFFSEVVKTECVSTNRTMESEKGKLIMLVNDFYYGKDEGDLQQVQQEQKTHTTFKCISCLKVLKNNIRFMNHMKHHLELEKQSNESWESHTTCQHCYRQFPTPFQLQCHIESTHTPYESSTICKICELSFDTEQVLLQHMKDNHKPGEMPYVCQVCSYRSSAFSDVEAHFRTVHENTKHLLCPFCLKVIKIGAPYMHHYMRHQKKGIYRCTKCRLQFLTCKEKMDHKTQHHRTFRKPKQLEGLPPGTKVTIRASLGSHQSGASATSSVSTSSSTFQLSPKNKNATTKNHNKSNTSKSRGKSKQSTPRKQNAWTNSRRKKEPTNIAFHNLRYHVGTHKCIECFSEIKDFARHFPAYVHCSLCRYNTSCSKAYVNHMMRGVTVVCLNCDFLADVSGLDDMATHLSENQTHTCQVIVEEANKSTTLQMKQKNAVEIKLKKLHPLKRGKTHHCQIQKMSVVWNSLATARRILCMRKEHTVIQLIANS; this is translated from the exons ATGGCAGAATTATTTATGGAATGTGAAGAAGAGGAGCTAGAACCCTGGCAAAAGAGAGTGAGAGAAGTGGAAGAggatgatgaagatgatgatgatgagccAATCTTTGTTGGGGAAATCTCCAGCTCAAAGCCAGCCGCTACAT ATATATTGAACAGAGTCAACCTCAGCTCACCACGAAGGGGGATACAGAATGGTGCACCCAGTAGAG GTGCAGTCACTACATTCAAGTCTGAGAGCCAGCATTACGAGCCGCCTGCCTCCGGCCCCGGCGCCGCGCCTGCCCCGTCAGTcttccaggctgtgcccagacCTGCCGCCAGCTCGGTGGCACTCCAGCCATTGGCTGGAGCAGTGAATGTTTCAGCAACTTCACAAACACTGCAGAGACCACTTGCTGGATGTTTGTCAACACAGCAGGTGCCTGGGTCAAGTTCTGGAATAGCACAGCCTGTTAGCAGACCTGTAACCATTCCAGTGACGACACAGCCGGTATCAAGAAGTATTACAGTTCCTGTAGTGGCTCAGCCTGTATCCAGGCCAGAGACTCCTGCAACAGCACAGCCTGTAATACTCAACCAG GATTTTATTATGGATTCTGCACCAGATGCACCAGATAACACATCTGGTGTTCTGTTTGGTGTGAGACAGAACTCGGGAGTTCCACAGTACCAGACTGGGCCAGCTGTGACTGTAACAG GGACAAATGCTGCATCCAGCACCATTAAAAATGGAGGACCTTTTCCACGGGCTTGTCCAAAGTGTAATATACATTTCAATCTTATGGATCCTCTAAAAAATCACATGAAG TATTGTTGCCCAGATATGGTAAATAGCTTTTTCTCGGAAGTGGTCAAAACAGAATGTGTGAGCACAAACAGGACCATGGAATCTGAGAAAGGAAAGCTGATTATGTTAGTTAATGACTTTTATTATGGGAAGGATGAAGGTGACCTCCAGCAGGTACAACAGGAGCAGAAGACTCATACGACATTTAAATGCATCAGTTGTCTCAAAGttcttaaaaataacataag GTTTATGAACCACATGAAACATCACTTGGAGCTTGAGAAGCAAAGCAATGAAAGCTGGGAAAGCCACACGACGTGCCAGCACTGTTACCGACAGTTCCCCACGCCGTTCCAGCTGCAGTGCCACATCGAGAGTACACACACGCCTTACGAGTCATCCA CAATTTGTAAAATCTGTGAATTATCATTTGACACAGAGCAAGTTCTTTTGCAACATATGAAGGACAATCATAAGCCCGGTGAAATGCCGTATGTTTGCCAG GTGTGCAGCTACAGATCTTCAGCTTTTTCAGATGTAGAAGCACATTTTAGAACAGTTcatgaaaacacaaaacatttgCTATGCCCATTTTGCCTCAAAGTTATTAAAATTGGAGCACCGTATATGCATCATTACATGAGGCATCAG aaaaagggaatatACCGTTGCACTAAATGCAGACTGCAATTTTTaacatgcaaagaaaaaatggaTCACAAGACTCAGCATCACCGAACATTCAGGAAACCCAAGCAATTAGAAGGCTTGCCTCCTGGAACAAAG GTGACTATTCGAGCATCTTTGGGATCTCATCAGTCAGGAGCATCAGCTACATCTTCTGTTAGTACAAGCAGTTCCACATTTCAGTTAtcacctaaaaataaaaatgcaaccACTAAAAATCATAACAAATCTAATACAAGTAAATCaagaggaaaatcaaaacaatctaCACCGAGGAAACAAAATGCGTGGAcgaacagcagaagaaaaaaagagcctACAAATATAGCATTTCATAATCTGAG GTATCATGTGGGGACTCACAAATGCATTGAGTGtttctcagaaataaaagattttgCAAGGCACTTTCCTGCATATGTCCACTGTAGTTTATGCAGATACAACACCAGCTGTAGCAAAGCCTATGTCAATCACATGATGAG aGGTGTGACTGTAGTGTGTCTCAACTGTGATTTCCTGGCTGATGTTTCTGGCTTGGATGACATGGCCACACATCTGAGTGAGAACCAGACTCATACCTGTCAAGTTATTGTAGAGGAAG caaaCAAGAGCACGACTCTTCAGATGAAACAAAAGAATGCAGTAGAAATCAAACTAAAAAAGTTGCATCCTTTGAAAAGAGGGAAGACTCATCACTGTCAAATCCAGAAAATGTCCGTCGTTTGGAACTCCCTGGCAACTGCTCGAAGAATTCTTTGCATGAGAAAAGAGCATACTGTGATTCAGCTAATAGCAAACAGTTAG
- the ZNF280D gene encoding zinc finger protein 280D isoform X7 produces MAELFMECEEEELEPWQKRVREVEEDDEDDDDEPIFVGEISSSKPAATYILNRVNLSSPRRGIQNGAPSRGAVTTFKSESQHYEPPASGPGAAPAPSVFQAVPRPAASSVALQPLAGAVNVSATSQTLQRPLAGCLSTQQVPGSSSGIAQPVSRPVTIPVTTQPVSRSITVPVVAQPVSRPETPATAQPVILNQDFIMDSAPDAPDNTSGVLFGVRQNSGVPQYQTGPAVTVTGTNAASSTIKNGGPFPRACPKCNIHFNLMDPLKNHMKYCCPDMVNSFFSEVVKTECVSTNRTMESEKGKLIMLVNDFYYGKDEGDLQQVQQEQKTHTTFKCISCLKVLKNNIRFMNHMKHHLELEKQSNESWESHTTCQHCYRQFPTPFQLQCHIESTHTPYESSTICKICELSFDTEQVLLQHMKDNHKPGEMPYVCQVCSYRSSAFSDVEAHFRTVHENTKHLLCPFCLKVIKIGAPYMHHYMRHQKKGIYRCTKCRLQFLTCKEKMDHKTQHHRTFRKPKQLEGLPPGTKVTIRASLGSHQSGASATSSVSTSSSTFQLSPKNKNATTKNHNKSNTSKSRGKSKQSTPRKQNAWTNSRRKKEPTNIAFHNLRYHVGTHKCIECFSEIKDFARHFPAYVHCSLCRYNTSCSKAYVNHMMSFHSARPSKRFWIFKKHSEQLRGVTVVCLNCDFLADVSGLDDMATHLSENQTHTCQVIVEEGQLKVSRYPILPWLTDTSLWTRKLNPVQLGIILQTRARLFR; encoded by the exons ATGGCAGAATTATTTATGGAATGTGAAGAAGAGGAGCTAGAACCCTGGCAAAAGAGAGTGAGAGAAGTGGAAGAggatgatgaagatgatgatgatgagccAATCTTTGTTGGGGAAATCTCCAGCTCAAAGCCAGCCGCTACAT ATATATTGAACAGAGTCAACCTCAGCTCACCACGAAGGGGGATACAGAATGGTGCACCCAGTAGAG GTGCAGTCACTACATTCAAGTCTGAGAGCCAGCATTACGAGCCGCCTGCCTCCGGCCCCGGCGCCGCGCCTGCCCCGTCAGTcttccaggctgtgcccagacCTGCCGCCAGCTCGGTGGCACTCCAGCCATTGGCTGGAGCAGTGAATGTTTCAGCAACTTCACAAACACTGCAGAGACCACTTGCTGGATGTTTGTCAACACAGCAGGTGCCTGGGTCAAGTTCTGGAATAGCACAGCCTGTTAGCAGACCTGTAACCATTCCAGTGACGACACAGCCGGTATCAAGAAGTATTACAGTTCCTGTAGTGGCTCAGCCTGTATCCAGGCCAGAGACTCCTGCAACAGCACAGCCTGTAATACTCAACCAG GATTTTATTATGGATTCTGCACCAGATGCACCAGATAACACATCTGGTGTTCTGTTTGGTGTGAGACAGAACTCGGGAGTTCCACAGTACCAGACTGGGCCAGCTGTGACTGTAACAG GGACAAATGCTGCATCCAGCACCATTAAAAATGGAGGACCTTTTCCACGGGCTTGTCCAAAGTGTAATATACATTTCAATCTTATGGATCCTCTAAAAAATCACATGAAG TATTGTTGCCCAGATATGGTAAATAGCTTTTTCTCGGAAGTGGTCAAAACAGAATGTGTGAGCACAAACAGGACCATGGAATCTGAGAAAGGAAAGCTGATTATGTTAGTTAATGACTTTTATTATGGGAAGGATGAAGGTGACCTCCAGCAGGTACAACAGGAGCAGAAGACTCATACGACATTTAAATGCATCAGTTGTCTCAAAGttcttaaaaataacataag GTTTATGAACCACATGAAACATCACTTGGAGCTTGAGAAGCAAAGCAATGAAAGCTGGGAAAGCCACACGACGTGCCAGCACTGTTACCGACAGTTCCCCACGCCGTTCCAGCTGCAGTGCCACATCGAGAGTACACACACGCCTTACGAGTCATCCA CAATTTGTAAAATCTGTGAATTATCATTTGACACAGAGCAAGTTCTTTTGCAACATATGAAGGACAATCATAAGCCCGGTGAAATGCCGTATGTTTGCCAG GTGTGCAGCTACAGATCTTCAGCTTTTTCAGATGTAGAAGCACATTTTAGAACAGTTcatgaaaacacaaaacatttgCTATGCCCATTTTGCCTCAAAGTTATTAAAATTGGAGCACCGTATATGCATCATTACATGAGGCATCAG aaaaagggaatatACCGTTGCACTAAATGCAGACTGCAATTTTTaacatgcaaagaaaaaatggaTCACAAGACTCAGCATCACCGAACATTCAGGAAACCCAAGCAATTAGAAGGCTTGCCTCCTGGAACAAAG GTGACTATTCGAGCATCTTTGGGATCTCATCAGTCAGGAGCATCAGCTACATCTTCTGTTAGTACAAGCAGTTCCACATTTCAGTTAtcacctaaaaataaaaatgcaaccACTAAAAATCATAACAAATCTAATACAAGTAAATCaagaggaaaatcaaaacaatctaCACCGAGGAAACAAAATGCGTGGAcgaacagcagaagaaaaaaagagcctACAAATATAGCATTTCATAATCTGAG GTATCATGTGGGGACTCACAAATGCATTGAGTGtttctcagaaataaaagattttgCAAGGCACTTTCCTGCATATGTCCACTGTAGTTTATGCAGATACAACACCAGCTGTAGCAAAGCCTATGTCAATCACATGATGAG CTTTCACAGTGCTCGTCCAAGTAAAAGGTTTTGGATCTTTAAGAAGCATTCAGAGCAGCTACG aGGTGTGACTGTAGTGTGTCTCAACTGTGATTTCCTGGCTGATGTTTCTGGCTTGGATGACATGGCCACACATCTGAGTGAGAACCAGACTCATACCTGTCAAGTTATTGTAGAGGAAG GGCAGTTGAAAGTGAGCAGGTATCCTATACTGCCTTGGCTCACTGATACATCATTGTGGACCAGAAAATTGAACCCAGTCCAGCTTGGGATTATTTTG caaaCAAGAGCACGACTCTTCAGATGA